One Bacillus sp. FJAT-52991 genomic region harbors:
- a CDS encoding DUF1836 domain-containing protein, which produces MEKINEIIMKLGLDNQVTLEDIPNIDLYMDQVIQLFENTFSDSKRNEEEKVLTKTMINNYAKGKLFFPIKQKKYSKEHILLISLIYQLKGALSINDIKQTLEGINEKVVDEEMNLDSFYNSYLHLANQNVERFKENVQTQVKEVKEEMQGTDPDLEQALMIASLVHMSNLYRKAAERLVDELFLTSLKD; this is translated from the coding sequence ATGGAGAAAATCAATGAAATCATCATGAAGCTAGGCTTAGACAATCAAGTGACTTTAGAAGATATACCGAATATTGACTTATATATGGATCAAGTGATTCAACTTTTTGAAAATACATTCAGCGATTCGAAACGAAATGAAGAAGAAAAAGTGTTGACGAAAACCATGATCAATAACTATGCGAAAGGAAAATTATTTTTTCCGATCAAACAAAAGAAGTATTCCAAGGAGCATATTTTATTAATTAGCTTGATTTATCAGCTTAAAGGAGCGTTATCGATTAATGATATTAAGCAGACTCTTGAAGGGATAAACGAGAAAGTGGTAGACGAGGAGATGAATTTAGATTCGTTCTATAATAGCTATCTTCATCTAGCGAATCAAAATGTGGAGCGTTTCAAGGAGAACGTTCAAACACAGGTGAAAGAGGTTAAGGAAGAGATGCAGGGGACGGATCCAGATCTTGAGCAAGCTCTTATGATTGCCTCACTTGTTCATATGAGCAATTTATATCGAAAAGCAGCAGAAAGACTAGTGGATGAACTATTCTTAACATCTTTGAAGGATTGA
- the trhA gene encoding PAQR family membrane homeostasis protein TrhA — MNLYIREPINGLTHLAGAILSFVALLAMVIKASITMGSAVAIAAVTIFGISMMLLYSASATYHMVIAKDHIIAALRRLDHSMIFVLIAGSYAPFCLISLNGVGGWILFGIITLTAICGVAFKLIWFQCPRWLSTMLYIVMGWMIIFAISPLAANLSTAGLLLLVLGGVFYTIGGIIYAIKPNFLSFKHMGFHEIFHIFIMLGSTAHFLSVFLYVL; from the coding sequence ATGAATCTTTACATAAGAGAACCCATTAACGGTTTAACCCACTTAGCTGGAGCCATTTTATCCTTTGTTGCCCTATTAGCCATGGTCATTAAAGCTTCCATCACAATGGGTTCAGCAGTCGCTATCGCAGCAGTAACGATCTTTGGTATCAGCATGATGTTGCTTTACAGTGCATCAGCCACATATCATATGGTCATTGCCAAAGACCATATAATTGCGGCATTGAGACGGCTTGATCATTCAATGATTTTTGTGTTAATCGCCGGTTCTTATGCTCCTTTTTGTCTCATTAGCCTGAACGGTGTCGGCGGTTGGATCTTGTTTGGAATCATCACTCTTACTGCTATATGTGGTGTAGCATTTAAACTGATTTGGTTTCAATGCCCAAGATGGCTTTCTACAATGCTATACATTGTGATGGGATGGATGATTATTTTTGCGATCTCGCCACTAGCAGCTAATTTAAGTACTGCTGGCTTGCTTTTATTAGTACTCGGAGGCGTATTTTATACAATTGGCGGCATCATTTATGCGATCAAACCGAACTTCCTCTCATTCAAACATATGGGCTTCCATGAAATATTCCATATCTTCATTATGCTTGGTAGCACGGCCCATTTCCTAAGCGTCTTCCTCTACGTTTTATAA
- the gltS gene encoding sodium/glutamate symporter, with the protein MNIEVNQVTTIFLAVALLVLGSFLIKKVSIFQKFCIPAPVVGGLIFALIVTTLKATGVAEITLDTSLQSLFMLAFFTTVGLGASFKLVKLGGKLLIIYWLACGFLALMQNVIGISLASLLDIDPLLGIMSGAVAMEGGHGSATAFGTTLEEMGVDSALTTGLAAATLGLVAGGLVGGPTVKYLISKYNLTPAEHEVAASVVSDEKAKADIHSDTFIMQVLLITLCMSLGTYLGELFSEKTGLVLPSYVGAMFVAVIVRNVLDRVNDRVIDMRSINLIGDVTLGIFLSMALMSIKLWEVADLALPIFIIVAAQVVFIVLLGVFVLFHLLGKDYDAAVMVGGFTGHGLGATPNAMANMSAITQKFGPSQKAYLIVPIVGAFLIDVFAVPIILTSINLFS; encoded by the coding sequence ATGAACATCGAAGTGAATCAAGTCACTACCATATTTTTAGCAGTTGCGTTACTTGTTCTGGGTTCCTTTTTAATTAAAAAGGTAAGCATTTTTCAAAAATTTTGTATACCGGCACCGGTTGTAGGCGGCTTAATTTTTGCTCTGATCGTTACAACTTTAAAAGCTACGGGTGTCGCAGAAATCACGTTAGATACTTCTTTACAAAGCTTGTTCATGTTGGCTTTCTTCACGACGGTTGGTTTAGGTGCCAGCTTCAAGCTCGTTAAATTAGGAGGGAAGCTACTCATTATTTATTGGCTTGCCTGTGGGTTCTTGGCTCTTATGCAAAATGTGATTGGTATTTCACTTGCTTCTCTATTAGATATTGATCCGTTACTTGGAATTATGTCTGGTGCGGTTGCTATGGAAGGTGGGCACGGATCAGCGACTGCTTTTGGAACGACATTAGAAGAGATGGGCGTGGATTCAGCGTTAACGACCGGCTTAGCAGCTGCGACGCTTGGTTTAGTAGCGGGAGGATTAGTAGGTGGACCAACAGTAAAATATTTAATTTCGAAATATAATTTAACACCTGCTGAGCATGAAGTAGCAGCTAGTGTTGTTTCTGACGAAAAAGCGAAAGCGGATATTCATTCTGATACGTTTATTATGCAAGTTCTTTTAATTACATTGTGTATGTCTTTAGGCACTTATTTAGGTGAATTATTTTCAGAGAAAACGGGACTCGTTCTTCCGAGTTATGTTGGTGCGATGTTTGTGGCTGTGATTGTACGAAATGTGTTAGACCGTGTGAATGATCGTGTGATTGATATGAGAAGCATTAATCTTATTGGTGATGTGACACTCGGTATTTTCTTATCTATGGCGTTAATGAGCATTAAATTATGGGAAGTGGCCGACTTAGCTCTTCCAATCTTCATTATTGTAGCGGCGCAAGTAGTGTTTATTGTTCTTTTGGGCGTATTTGTATTGTTCCACTTACTTGGTAAAGATTATGATGCAGCCGTGATGGTTGGAGGATTTACTGGACATGGGTTAGGGGCAACACCAAATGCAATGGCAAACATGTCAGCCATCACCCAAAAATTCGGGCCATCCCAAAAAGCTTATTTAATTGTACCAATCGTTGGTGCCTTTCTTATCGACGTATTCGCTGTACCAATCATTCTTACGAGCATCAACCTATTTAGCTAA
- the hutG gene encoding formimidoylglutamase, translating into MYKASKQDLWTGRVDSVADKASYRLHQVVQLCDLNKQGLAQDELKTCAIIGFECEEGVRRNKGRTGAAAAPNEIRIALAKLPWHGPEESMIIDAGNVTCENEQLEQAQQELGKYVTKLLSNKATTIILGGGHETLYGHYLGVREFIGQGASLGIINIDAHFDLRPYDEQTSSGTMFKQILDEDLACGYLPIGIQKYGNTKALFETARRFECGYILEDEITNGNFTHVFSVIDQFAAKHDYLILTLCTDVINAAYAPGVSAPSPFGLNPFAVRTLITYITQLEKTLSFDVSEVNPSLDENNRTVSLAAHLINEAIMSFFKEEKG; encoded by the coding sequence ATGTATAAGGCTTCAAAACAAGATTTATGGACAGGTCGAGTAGATAGTGTGGCAGACAAAGCCAGCTATCGACTCCATCAAGTCGTTCAATTATGTGATTTAAACAAACAGGGGTTAGCACAGGATGAACTAAAGACATGTGCCATTATTGGCTTTGAATGTGAAGAGGGAGTGAGAAGAAATAAAGGAAGAACAGGAGCTGCCGCAGCACCTAATGAAATTAGGATAGCTTTAGCAAAGCTTCCTTGGCATGGTCCTGAGGAAAGCATGATTATTGACGCGGGAAATGTGACTTGTGAAAACGAACAGCTTGAACAGGCTCAGCAAGAACTAGGAAAGTATGTCACTAAATTATTATCAAATAAAGCTACAACGATTATTTTAGGTGGCGGGCATGAAACGTTATATGGACATTATCTAGGAGTAAGGGAGTTCATTGGACAAGGTGCTTCTTTAGGGATTATCAACATCGATGCTCATTTTGATTTAAGACCGTATGATGAGCAAACGTCATCGGGGACGATGTTTAAGCAAATTTTGGATGAAGACCTGGCTTGCGGCTACTTGCCGATTGGCATTCAAAAATACGGGAATACGAAAGCATTATTTGAAACTGCACGGCGTTTTGAATGCGGTTACATTTTAGAAGATGAGATAACGAACGGTAATTTTACTCATGTTTTTTCAGTGATCGATCAGTTTGCGGCTAAACATGACTATCTAATACTTACGCTTTGTACGGACGTGATCAATGCCGCTTATGCACCAGGAGTAAGTGCGCCTTCTCCTTTTGGGTTGAATCCATTTGCGGTTCGTACGCTGATCACATACATTACACAGCTAGAGAAAACTCTCTCATTTGATGTGTCAGAAGTGAATCCTTCATTAGATGAAAACAACCGTACAGTCAGTCTTGCCGCTCATTTAATTAATGAAGCCATCATGAGTTTTTTTAAGGAGGAAAAAGGATGA
- a CDS encoding LysR family transcriptional regulator, which translates to MDLRKMRYFITVVQQKNFSKAAEILHVSQPSLSNAIMKLEDEVGFPLLERNTRNIRLTESGEMMYMRALELINNFDHLQQEMREVKEIGNGQLSLGLIESANYWLPKVIHQFKADYPEVHIQFSELLGVEQVQKSLLNYETHAVITNQLVTHDDLLTHPIYHERLVLLFHRDSPLAKLEEITMKDLQEEPFIISTTGFQTRQDILQAFEKEQATPRMMYEIERFETACSLVEEGLGITIIPENYIKNSTFPAIRTSYIQSEALTRTVYLAYSKNRYLPPYIHNFLSHTKTYFGV; encoded by the coding sequence ATGGATTTACGAAAAATGCGTTATTTCATTACAGTCGTTCAGCAAAAGAATTTCTCTAAAGCCGCTGAAATTTTACATGTATCCCAACCATCATTAAGTAATGCGATTATGAAATTAGAAGATGAAGTAGGGTTTCCGCTATTAGAAAGAAACACAAGAAATATTCGCTTAACGGAATCTGGCGAGATGATGTACATGCGAGCTCTGGAACTGATTAATAACTTTGATCACTTACAACAAGAAATGAGGGAAGTGAAAGAAATCGGTAATGGGCAATTATCGCTCGGTCTAATTGAATCAGCCAATTATTGGTTACCTAAAGTGATTCACCAGTTTAAAGCTGATTATCCTGAAGTTCACATTCAGTTCAGTGAATTACTTGGTGTCGAACAAGTACAAAAATCATTGCTCAATTATGAAACACATGCAGTGATTACGAATCAATTAGTTACTCATGATGATTTGCTAACACACCCTATTTATCACGAACGTCTTGTCCTTCTCTTCCACCGCGATAGTCCGTTAGCAAAATTAGAAGAAATCACAATGAAAGACTTACAGGAAGAGCCATTTATCATTAGTACGACCGGCTTTCAAACTCGGCAAGATATTTTACAAGCATTCGAAAAAGAACAAGCTACCCCCCGAATGATGTACGAAATCGAACGTTTTGAAACCGCCTGCAGTCTAGTGGAAGAAGGCCTAGGAATCACGATCATCCCAGAAAACTATATTAAAAATTCTACCTTCCCAGCCATTCGCACAAGCTATATTCAGTCAGAAGCCTTAACAAGAACTGTCTATCTTGCCTACTCAAAAAACCGATACCTTCCGCCATACATCCACAACTTCCTCTCACATACGAAAACGTACTTTGGGGTCTGA
- a CDS encoding metalloregulator ArsR/SmtB family transcription factor: MVLEMQQFKADFFKALAHPLRIKILEILAEGDKSVNEIQSLAGSEGSAVSQQLTVLRSKNIVTGTKDGNRVIYSLRDPMIIELLAVARQIFNNHLVDTITMLDKIND; encoded by the coding sequence TTGGTTCTTGAAATGCAGCAATTTAAAGCTGATTTTTTTAAAGCCCTTGCTCACCCACTTAGAATCAAAATCTTAGAAATATTGGCAGAAGGAGATAAAAGCGTCAACGAAATTCAAAGTCTAGCTGGAAGTGAAGGCTCAGCTGTCTCCCAACAACTTACCGTCCTACGCAGTAAAAACATCGTTACAGGAACAAAAGACGGAAACCGAGTCATCTATTCCTTAAGAGATCCAATGATCATCGAGCTTCTCGCGGTTGCTCGCCAAATCTTTAACAATCACCTAGTCGACACCATCACAATGTTGGATAAGATAAATGATTAG